The Jannaschia sp. M317 DNA segment TTTTTGGGATGCCGCTCCGGCAGACCACAGGTTTCGTTGAAAGTCTCCTGCGGCTGGCTGGCCTGAACTGGGCCGTACCGGATTTCAGCACCCTTTGTCGGCGTCAGAGAACCCTGGACGTGAGCCTACCCTTTCGCGGCGGCACCGGCCCACTGAACCTCCTCATCGACAGCACCGGCATCAAGGCTGAGGGTGAAGGCGAGGGGAACGCCCGCAAGCATGGCGGCCCAAAGCGCCGCATCTGGCGCAAGATACACATCAGGATCGACGAAGAAACGCTGGAAGTTCGCGCCGTCGAAATCACCACCAGCAATGTCGGTGACGCGCCAATACTGTCAGAGTTGCTCAATCAAATCCCAACCGATCAGACCATCGGGTCAGTGACCGCCGACGGGGCCTGTGACACGCGCAAATGCCATGATGCGATTGCTGCCCGGAATGCCCATGCGGTCATCCCTCCGCGCAAGAACGCCAAGCCCTGGAAACCCAGCAGCGCCGGTGCCATAGCCCGCAACGAGGCCGTCAACGCATCGCGATACCTCGGCCGCGCAATCTGGCGACCCCTCTCGGCAGCATCCTTCGGATGCGCCTGCCGGGCAATGGATGGAGCGGATACCACCGACGAAGTCGTGTCGAAACCAAGATGCATTGTGTGAAGTTGCTGGGGCAGAGCCTCATGGCGCGGGACTTCGACCGCCAGATCGCAGAAATCCAAATCCGTGTTGCCGTCCTCAACAAGTACACCGCTCTTGGCATACCTGTTACTGAGGCCGTAGGCTAATTCCGTCCGGGGAAAGGGGAAGTGCGCTCACCCCCAGATTTGTGCAACAAAGCCCCGCCGGTGTCGCAAGCCAAGCGTCCTACTCGCTCACGGCGGCCACACCTCCGAAGTTCGCTTCGAGCCGGTCCGTTAATTGAGCTATGGAATGAGCGTGGCTGCGGCGGCCGCTTGGCCTGTGGCCGGAGCGGCACTTCGGGTAGGGACGTCTCTGGAAGCACGGCACCGGTCACACGTGAACGCGAAGATCTAAAGCTCGTCCGACACCCGGCAATGTCACTTCCGTGTGTCGGCAGAATGCGCTGATGACGGGACTTTCCATTCGGGACCGTTGGGTCAGTAAGCTTATGGTTCGCGTCGTGCCCGAGCCGGTCATCGGCAAAGCGACGATCGCCTCGGGCAGCGACCGCGTTGCAAGGCCTGGCAAGACCGTGATGCCCGCACCGGACGCCACCATGGCAAGCAAGGACAGGTTATTGCGAGCGGAAATACGGCTGCCCGCCACGAGCTTTGTTGTTTCGTCCAAGCCGACGGACCGGATCGTCTCGTTCACGATCAAGGTGCCACATCCAAGGTCAGCCCAGGTCAATGCCGCGTGGCGGCTGGCCAGCTCGTCCGTCGGCTTGCAGATCACGAACAAGGCGTCGCTGAACAATGGTCGCGAGCGAATGCCGGTGTTCTCCATCGAATTGTCGGCAAGACCGATGTCCGCATGACCGGAAGCGACCGCTTCTCGGACTGCCGCGCTATCGCTGTCCATGAGGTCGACGCGCACGTCCGGGTGGACCTTCATGAAAGACGACAACAGGTCCGGCAATATCAGTGCCGCGACCGAAGGGACGGACGCGATCCGCAGTTGCCCCGCCTCGCCGCGGGAATAGGCCCGGATCGTGGCCAGACCGACATCGTGATCTTGCACCATGCGGTCGCCCACACCTTGGACGAACTGGCCGAGATCGGTCAGATCTCGTTTGCGATCCGTCTCGAAGAGCGCGCTGCCAAGGTCTCTTTCCAGCTGCTTCAACGTCATTGAAAGCGCTGATTGCGTTCGTCCCAGTTCTTCGGCCGCCCCTTTCAGGCTCCCGTGTCGGGCGACAGTCGTGAAGACGCGGATGCTGTCGAATTTGATCATGATGCCGGAGAATTTCAGAAAAATTTAATATAAGTGAAGAAATACAAGATTGCCTGAATCGATGCAATGATCATGATGCAGGTCGGGGGACCTCATTCATGAGCAAGATATTCACGCTGGACGATGTGGAAAAGCTGGCCCATCGCCGCTTGGTTGAGGCGGGGGCGTCTTCGGAAGCCGCAGCCTCCGTGGCCCGGTCGACGCGCCGCGCGGAGCGGGACGGCTTGCGCAGCCATGGCTTACTCTATGTGCCGATCTATGCGGAACACCTGGAATGCGGCAAGGTGGCGTCAAGCGCCGTGCCGGCCGTGACGACGCCCCGACCCGCAGCCGTCTGCGTGAACGCGGCGAACGGCTTTGCGCACCCCGCTATCGACGCGGGTTGGACTGCATTCACCGATGCCGCGCGCGCCTGCGGGGTCTCGGCGCTCAGCATCAACAATTCGTACAATTGCGGCATCCTGGGTCATCACGCCGAACGGCTGGCCGAGGATGGCCTGATCGGTCTTTGCTTCACCCATGCGCCGGCCTCCATCGCGCCCACCGGGGGCAAACGGCCGGTGATCGGGACCAACCCGTTTGCAATCGCCGTGCCCGACGGCACGGGGGGCGCGCGCCTGGTGCTGGACCAATCCGCCAGCGCTATCGCCAAGTCCGAGATATTGCTGCGCAGCCGCGAGGGCCGCGCGATCGAGCCGGGCTGGGCGCTGGATGCCCGCGGGCAGGAGACGACGGATGCCGATGCCGCGCTCAAGGGGTCGATGATCCCCTCGGGCGGGCAAAAGGGATTCGGTGTCGGGCTGATGGTCGAGATCTTCGCCGCCGCCTTGACCGGTGCGAACTTGAGCGCCGAGGCCAGCCCGTTCTCCGGTCCCAAGGGAGGCCCGCCCGCCACGGGGCAATTCTTCCTGGCTGTCGATCCATCGGCTTTTGCGGGGGACGCATTCTCCGCGTCGATGGACCGCCTGATCGCGTCGATCGAGGAACAGGAGGGCGCGCGCCTGCCGGGCCAGCGCCGCATGGACAACCGCCGCCGCATCGACGTGGAGGGGGTCACGGTAGACGACGCGCTGCTGGCGCGGATCGAAGGAGACGGCGCATGAGCGGACAGATCGAAACCCGGAACCTGATCGCGGGGCGTTGGATCGACGCGGAGCGGACGCTCGCCAACGTGAACCCTTCCGATCTCTCGGACGTCATCGGAGAGCACGCGCAGGCGACCCGCGCCCAGTTGGACGAAGCGGTGGACGCGGCCCTCCGGGCGCAGCGTGAATGGTGGGCCGCCGGCATCCAGAAACGGCATGATGTGCTGATGGCCATAGGGACCGAGTTGATGGCGCGTGCAGGCGACATCGGCGCGCTGATCTCACGTGAGGAAGGAAAGCCGCTGGCCGAGGGCAAGGGCGAGGTCTATCGCGCCGGACAGTTCTTCACCTATTTCGCCGCCGAGGCCCTGCGCCAGATCGGCGATACCGCCCAGAGCACGCGGCCGGGAATCGAGATCGACGTGCGCCGCGAACCGGTTGGGGTCGTCGCCATCATTTCCCCCTGGAATTTCCCCGTCGCCACGCCCGCCTGGAAGATCGCACCCGCGCTGGCCTTCGGCAACGCCGTCATCTGGAAACCCGCGAGCCTGACGCCCGCAAGTGCCGCTGCCATGGCCGACGTGATCGCGCGGCAGGACATCCCCGAGGGGCTCTTGTCGATGTTGGTCGGGCCGGGCGGCGAGATCGGGCAGGCGATGGTCGAACATCCTGGCGTGAACGCCATCAGTTTCACCGGGTCGGTCCCCGTGGGGCGCGGGATCGCCGCTGCGGCCATTGGCGGCATGAAGAAAATCCAGATGGAGATGGGGTCGAAGAACCCGATCATCGTGATGGACGACGCGGATATGGACCTTGCCGTCGCCCATTCCGCCGGGGCGGCCTTTGGTGCGTCGGGGCAAAAATGTACCGCAGCCTCCCGCCTGATCGTCCACGACGCTGTGCATGACCAGTTCGTCGAGCGTCTGGTCGAGGCGGCCCAGGCCCTGAAGGTCGGGCACGCGCTGGAGGAGAGAACGCAGATCGGCCCCGTCGTCAGCGCCGATCAACTGAACGCCAACCTCGGCTATATCGATGTCGGCAAGAGCGAAGGGGCGGAGTTGCTCTGTGGCGGCACCCAGCTGGAGCGGGCGACCGAGGGGCACTACATGGCCCCCGCCGTCTTCGTGGAGACGACCAACGACATGCGCATCAATCGCGAGGAGATGTTCGCGCCGATCACCTGCGTGATGAAGACCAGCAGCTACGACGAGGCGCTGGCCATCGCCAACGACAGCGACTTCGGCCTGACCGCAGGGATCATGACGCGCAGCTTGGCACGGGCCAACCATTTTCGGGCGAACATGCGGGCGGGCACGCTGATGGTGAACCTGCCGACCGCCGGGACCGACTACCACGTGCCGTTCGGCGGCATGGGTGCGTCATCTTACGGGCCGCGCGAACAGGGGCAATACGCGGCGGAGTTCTACACCACCGTCAAGACGGCCTATGTCTTCGCGGGCGTGCCGGAATGACGCCGACTGTCGACGGTCTGCAATACGCGAACTGGTCGGAGAAGATCTTCCGCCAGATGCGCGCGGGCGGCGTCGATGCGGTGCATGTCACGATCACCTACCACGAGACGTTTCGCGAGACGGTCCTGAACATCGAAGCCTGGAACCGCTGGTTCGAGCGGTTTCCGGATCTGATCTTCCAGGGCTTCACCGCCGAGGACATCACGCGGGCCAAGGCGACGGGCCGCACAGCGATCTTCTTCGGCTCGCAGAACCCGTCGTGCATCGAGGACGACATCGGGCTTGTGGAGGTGCTGCACCGGCTGGGCCTGCGCTTCATGCAGCTGACGTATAACAATCAGTCGTTGCTCGCGACGGGCTGCTACGAGAATGACGATACCGGGCTGACGCGCATGGGCCGCGCTGTGGTGGCGGAGATGAACCGCGTCGGGCTGGTCGTGGACATGAGCCACTCCGGAGAGCGGTCTACGCTGGAGGCGATCGAACAGTCGACCCGCCCCATCGCCATCACGCACGCCAACCCGCGCGCCTGGCATGCGGCGCTGCGCAACAAGGCGGACACGGTGTTGCGTGCGCTGTCGCAGACCGGCGGGATGTTGGGCTTTTCGCTCTATCCGCATCACATGGCAAATGGCGGGGCCTGCACGCGAGCCGAGTTCTGCGAAATGGTCGCCCGTGCCGCCGAGGCCTACGGCGTCGCCAATCTCGGGATCGGGTCGGATCTGTGCCAGGATCAGCCCGACAGCATCGTGGAATGGATGCGCACGGGCCGCTGGACCAAAACCATCGATTATGGCGAAGGCAGCGCCGACGCCCCCGGCTTCCCGCCGATGCCCGACTGGTTCGAAACCAATGCCGATTTTCCCAACATCGCCACGGGCCTGCGCGAGGTCGGGTTTTCGCCCGAGGAGGTCGGGGCCCTGATGGGCGGCAACTGGGCGCGGTTCTTCGAAGCCAGTTTCGGTGCCGAAACGTCGCAACTGGCTCAGGTCGCGGAATGACCTGCGCGCCGCTGTCCCCCGTGCCGGACGCGGCAAACTTCCGTCGGGACCCGGCGGACGTGATGCGGCTGTCGCGCATGGGTGCGGCGCATCCGACGCGCCTGTCGTTCCGCAGGGTCCTGTTGCGGCGGATGCAGGCCGAGGGATGGACCTTTGATCGCCCGGTGTTCGATTTCGACGCCGATGGGGTAGGGCGTGCAGTCTACCGTGCCCATGGGCCGGAGCGGACATATTCGCTGGTCGCCTTCGGCCATGACTTGTCGCCCGACCAACGCTCGGACCGGGTGATCGCGACGGCATGGGATGCCACATTCACGCTGTTCGACGGAGAGCCGGACATGGACGATCTAGGCCGGCTGGCGGCGAATGTGCCCGTTCAGGAAGCTGGCCGTGTGACCGCGAAGGAGCTGACGCTAAGTCGGGCCAACCGTTCTGTCCGCCTGTTTGCCGACGTGGTTACGGCCCTGTCGGAAGGGCGGCAACCGGATGCCGAAGCGCTGGCGCAAACCGGCTACCTAATGCGGACGACGGCGGTTTACGGGTCGGGCAAGTTCGGGGCGGCTTGCCACGGTGACATCGCGGTGCGCCCCGAATTGGCCGCCCCGTTCCAGGCCGAGATGCTGACGGTCTGGCTGATCCGCACTTTCACCGTCGATCTTGTGGAACACTTGGCGCGCCTGAAGGGCGGCGCGAAATCCGTCTCTCTGGACCCGGAACTGCGGACCGGCCTCGGCGTCGGCAATTCGACCGGCCTTGGCATGGCTCCGTTTTTGGTGCGGCATCCGCTGTTGCTCAACAGCTGGATGATGGTGCGCGAGGAGGCGCTGGCGCGTGTCCGGTCGCAACCCGCGGCGACCGCCGCACAGGTGAAGGACTTTCGCACGGCCCTCGCGGAAGCGCAGGAAAACGCGCGGATCTGGACGAGCGATCATCCATTGCAGGGCCTGCGCCTGAAGGAGTTGCGCACCGGGCTTGACCGGATCGCGGCCCATGCGCGGGCGGAGTGGGAGCCGGACGGACCACACCCCTGGGATACGATCTGGCGTTGGGCCGAGGCAAACGTTCCCGCAGAGGCGCAGGAGGCCCTCGTTGCCATTCTGCTGGAACCCCATGGTGATCTGGTCGATGGTCTTGCGAGTTGCCTGAGTGCCGATGAGTCTGCCGGGTTCGCAATCGACGGAGCGATGTCCGTCGGGGTGTTGCGGCAGGTGATGGCCGCCAACTACGGCTGGGCCTTGATGCCGGACTACACCGCCCCGTCGGAATGCGCCCGATTCTGGTACGTCTCGGAGGACAAGCTGGAGCCGCGTCTGGGCGAGCGCCACGAGGAGCCGGGCGCGGAGCGGGAACTGCCGCTGGACATCGGACGACAGGCTGCTGCGCTGATCGAAGCGTTGGACGGGTTCACTGCCGATACACCGGTTGCGCAACTTCTGCTGGCGGCCCCGGAACATCGCCTGATGGTGCGCCGCGCACAGATAACGCGAGGCCGCCCGTTTTCGGAGATTCGCGACAACCTCATCTCGGCGGACCTGCTGCCCATCGACATGCTGCGCTGCAAGCTGGCGTTCTTCGGGGCAACCCGCTTCGACCCGCGCTCGGACCGCTGGGTGCGGATTTCGCTGTTCCAAGGCGCTCCTTACCCCGACGAGCTTTTGCAGGCGGCCCCGGTTTGATCCTTTCCGGCGATGACCCCACCCGCCTTGCGGGGCAGCCGGTCCCGATGGCGAAGGGGCGGGTGCGTCTGTCGTGGAGCGAGGTCGAGGCTGGTACGATGCGGTCGGCGCGCGGAGCGGGGATGACCTGGGGCGACGCGGAGGAATGTGGTGCGGCGGCAGTCTGGCTGGCGCGGCGGAACCTGCCATGGGCCGACGTCGTGCTGTCGCGCCTGCAAGGCCCGACGGGCGGCGTGTTCACGCCCGCACCGGGGGCTTGGCCTGCGGACGGAGCGATCTGCGGATTGCGCGGGGGCATCGCGCTGTCGGACTTCACGGCCTTGCCGGAAGGTGTGGGCACCGTGCCGCTCCTGCTGGGGCCGGTGCTTGATCCAATGCTGCTCCTGCCTTTTCTGGCCCGGGTGGCAGAATGGCAAGACGCCGTGATCGAGGTCGAGATTGCAGGCGTCTGTCACGCGACGGTTTCCGTAACCGGGCTTCATATCGCCGACGGCGCGCTTGGGCATGGCACATCGGGGCCGGTCACGCTGCGTTTCGATCTAGACGCCGATGTACCCGACCAATTGGTAGGCTCTGCCGCGCATCCCGCCGATATTGAGAATACCCTTTGGAACCGGCTGGACCGCCTGGCCCTGAAAACGACTGTCCCATCGTCGGAGACGTCGCACGCCCGAGCCGGCGGTGCGCGACCCGACAACGACTAGGACATCCGTCATCTGGGCCGGCCCCGTGCCAAGGCACGCCCGGCCCCGATCAAGAGAAGAAATGACCAACATCAACCTGGGAGACTACCATGAAGAAGATTGCAATCGCTGCCGCCATGTCGACGCTTGCCGCCCCTGCCTTCGCGCAGGACCAGTGCGGGGAAGTCGTCCTTGCCGAAATGAACTGGGCCTCGGCCTCGATCATCACCAAGATCACCGAGTTCCTGATGACGCAGGGCTATGGCTGCGATGTGCAACTGGTGCCGTCGGCCACGGTGTCCGCCGTCACCTCGCTGGCCGAGAACAACCAGCCCGACATTGTGCCGGAATTGTGGGTGAACTCCGCCCCGCTCTACAACGAGCTGGAAGCCGACGGGAAGGTTTTGACCGCCGCCAACGTCTTCTCGGACGGTGGAACCGAGAACTGGTGGGTGCCCGACTATCTTGTCGAGGCGCATCCCGAGCTGGCCACCATCGAAGGCATTCTGGCCAACCCCGAACTGGTGGGTGGGCAGTTCCACAACTGCCCCGTGGGCTGGGGTTGCCGCACGGCCAACGACAACCTGATCCAGGCGTTCGACTTCGAGGGTCGGGGCATGGATGTGTTTGACCACGGGTCTGGCGAGACGCTGGCCGCGACGATGGCCGCCGCCTACGAAGCCAAGGAGCCGTTCTTCGGCTACTACTACGGGCCGACCGCCGTGCTGGGGCGCTATGACATGGTCGCCGTCGACATGGGGCCATATGACGCGGAGATCCACGCCTGCAACCAGACCGAGGAATGCGAGACGCCCGGTATCTCCTCCTATCCGGCGGCCCCGGTACTGACGGTGGTGACGTCGGACTTTGCCGAGCGCCAGCCGGAGATCTTCGATCTGGTAAGCAAGATCACTTTCACGTCCGCAGACCTGAGCACGCTGCTTGCCTGGCAGGATGACAACAGTGCTTCGGCCGAAGAAGCGGCAGTCTACTACCTGACGCAGAATGGGGAGACCTGGAAAAACTGGGTAAACGAGGCCGCAGCCGAGAAGCTGGCCCCGCTGCTTCAGTGACGACGACGACACCGGGCGGCGGCAACGCCGCCCGGACCCTTGCTGGCGACCACCAAAGGCTCGGATTTCTGCTGTTCCCCGATTTTCCGATGTCCTGCCTGACCTCGACCATCGAGCCCCTGCGCGCTGCCAACGAAATCTTGAGCCAGCGCGTCTTTTCCTGGACCCTGTTGGCCGAAGCGGCCGGACCAATCGTCTCCAGCGCCGGGGTCGGGTTCGAGGCCGAAGCCGCATTGAGGGAAGCGGGTCCGCTCGATCTGCTCCTGCTCCTCGGGGCGCCGCAATCGCGGTTCCGCGATCCGAAAGCCGGGAATGCCATCCTGCGTGATCTGGCCCGCCACGGCACGGGCGTCGGCGCGGTCAGCGGCGGGGTGTTTCCCCTGATGCGATCAGGCGTGATGACAGCTCGGCCAGTCTCGGTGCATTGGTGCTACGAAGCCGCGTTCCGGCAGGAATTTCCGCAAGCGGACGCGCGGTCGGACGTGATCGTCGGCGATCGGCGGCATCCAACCGTATCGGGGGCTGCTGCTGCCTTCGATTTCGCGCTGGCCTTGATCGACGCGCAGTTGGGCGGCGATGTTGCGCATGAGGTCGCTTGCTGGTTCCAGCATCCCCAGATGCGCGGCGCGGGCGTGCGGCAGCGGGTGCCGCACCATGCCTTGCCGTCGGCGGACGAGGCGCTGCCGGATCTCGTTGCGCGCTGCGTGGCGATCATGGCCGCAGACCTGTCCGAGCCTGTGACCGTCGACGATCTGGCAGCCCGTGTCGGCGTCTCCTCCCGCCATATCCGCCGCGCGTTCAAGACCGCGACGGGCGACGGGCCCAGCCGCTATCTTCGGGGGATGCGGATGCGGGCGGCGCGGCAGATGGTGCTCTACTCCAACACCGGAACAGGTGCGATCGCTAGGGCCGTTGGGTTTGCCAATCTGGCGACGATGACCGCCCACTACCGGGAAGCCTTCGACGTGACGCCGACCGAGGATCGGACGCGGATCAACGGGTTCCGGGTCGAGGGGAATCTGCCGTTGCCGGGTTAGACCGCGCCCATCGCCGTGAGCACAGCGTGGTGCAGGGACTGGGCCGAGGCGCGCGGGCCGTAGAGGACTACGCGACCCTTGTCGCGCAGCAGCAGGCAGCGCAGGTGATGGATCGTGGTGAACGTGGCCGATCCGACCGTCATCCGCCCATGGTCAAGGTTCGACAGACGCTCCAGCACCGGCACAACGTCGTCTCCCGCGAGGTCAAAGCGGACCCAGGCATCCGTCTGCTCGACGATGGTGGCGGCGTCGGCAACAGCGACGCGCAGGATCGGCTCGATATTCTCGTGCGTGGCGAAGGGGGCCTCGATCAGCCATTGGTCAGGGCCGGTCCAGATCGCGCGGAGCGGGCCACCAGCAATGCGCCCCGGCGCGGGGGCATCGGTCTCGATCAAGGCGGTGATGGCCGCGCGCGTGTCCGACACCCGGCCCCTGCGCGCAGTGACCGAAGCCAGGGCCAGGTCGAGCCGCTCGGTCAGGGTGAGGCTGCGGATTGTGTCGATCCGGGGCGCAGTGGTGCCCAGGGCGCAAAGCGGGGTCAGGTCACGCACGTTGCCGTCCTCCATCCGGGTCGATGAAGTGCGGCGAGACGACTTCGACCTCCACCGTCAGATTGGTGAGGGGCGAGACGAGGCGAAGCCGTTCGCCCATACGGTCAGCTCCCCGTTTCAGGAACCCGAGCCCGATCATGTGGCCCAGCGTCGGTGAATGGCAGGCCGAGGTGACGTAGCCCTGATCGTGCTTCGCATCGACGGGACCGTCTGTCGTCATCAGATGGCCGCCGGCGGTGACCTTCGCGGTGGGATCGACCGGCCAGAGGCCGACCAGCCGCAGATCGTCCGGCGCATTCAGGCCGTCGCGCCGGGACAGGACCGCGCCGATGCTGTCCTTCTTGTCAGAAACCATCCGTCCCAGCCCCAGGTTCGCCGCCGTGGTCGTGCCGTTGAGCTCGTTGCCCGCGGCGTGGCCCTTTTCGATACGCATCACGCCGAGGGCCTCGGTCCCGTATGGGGTGACGCCGAGGTCCTCGCCCACCTCCATCAGCCGCCGCATCAGCGCGTCGCCGTAGCGGGCGGGGACGGCGATTTCATAGGCCAGCTCTCCGCTGAAGGAGATGCGGAAAAGGCGCGCCCGCAATCCGCCGCATACCGTGACCGGTGCGCAGGCCATGAACGGAAAGGCGTCGTTCGACAGGTCGGTGGTGTCATCGACGACGCGCCTCAGAAGGTCGCGCGCCTTGGGTCCGGCGACGGCGAATTGCGCCCAGGCTTCGGTCGTGGGTGTCAGGGTGACATCCAGATCGGGGGCCAGGCACTGCGCGACGAATTCCATGTGCCGGTAGACGCTGGCCGCGTTGGCCGTGGTCGTCGTGACGATGAAATGATCCTCGGCCAGCCGCGCCGCCGTGCCGTCGTCCATCACGATCCCGTCTTCGCGCAGCATCACGCCGTAGCGCACCCGGCCCACGGCCAGCTTGGCGAAGCCGTTGGCGTAGACGCGGTTCAGGAACGTCGCCGCATCAGCGCCCTGCAGGTCGATCTTGCCCAATGTGGTGACGTCGCAGATGCCGACGCCGGTGCGGGTGGCCGTGACCTCGCGATCGACGGATTGGCGCCAGTGGGTTTCGCCTGCCTGCGGAAAATACTGTGCCCGCATCCAATCGCCGACTTCGGTGAAGACGGCACCCCGTTCGTCGGCCCATTGGTGTGACGGGGTCAGGCGGGTGGGCCGGAACTGCGCCCTGGTGCTACGTCCGGCGAATGCGGCGATGGGAACAGGCGTATAGGGCGGGCGGAACATCGTGGTGCCGGTCTGCGCAATCGTCTTGCCCGTCAGCTCGGCCATGATGGCAAGGCCCGCGATATTGGAGGTCTTGCCCTGATCGGTGGCCATGCCCAGCGTGGTATAGCGTTTGAGGTGTTCGACTGCGGCGTAGCCCTCGCGGTGGGCAAGCGTCACGTCCTTGACGGTCACGTCGTTCTGTTGGTCCAGCCAGGCGCGTTTGACGCCTTGGACGTGCCAGAACGTGGTTTGCATCACGGGTGCGTCTTCGGTTTCGGGCAGGTCCGTCGCAGTGGGGGGCAAGCCCAGATCGGACAGGGCCGCGACGGCTTCGGCGCGCCCCTGTGAAAGGGCACCGTGGGTCGAGAGCGCGCCGTTTGCCGCGCCCGCCACGGTCATGCCGGCGGGCAGGTCAGGGCCGGGCACGAAGGCGGCGATGTTATTGTTCCAGGCCGGGCGGCCCCGATGGTGCGACGTCAGGTGGACGTTCGGGTTCCAGCCGCCCGCCAGCCCGAGCGCGCCGACCTCCAGCATCCGGTTCGACCCGTCGGCCAGCCGCACCTGAACGAAGGTCAGGCCCAGCCGCCCGCGTGTGCCGGTAACCTGCGCACCGCACAGAACCTCGTAGTCTTGGGACGTCGGCGCATCGTTGCGAATGTCGATCACGGCGGCGATCTTGATCCCCTTGGCGTGCAGGTCGGTCGCTGTCCTGTGCCCGTCGTCGGTGCAAGTAAAGATGGCGACGCGTCGCGCGGGCGTGGCGGCGAAGCGGTTGGCATAGCTGCGCAGGGCCGAGGCCATCATAACGCCGGGCCGGTCGTTGTCGGCGAAGGCGATGGGGCGCTCGGTGGCTCCGGCGGCCAGGATCGTGCGGCGTGCGGTGATGCGCCACAGGATCTGTCGCGGCTTGCCGGACAGGGGGGCGGGCAGGTGGTCCGAGACCCGCTCGATCGCGCCGTGAACACCATGGTCCAAGGCCCCGATGACGGTCGTGCGGGGCATCAGGCGGACGTTGGGCAAGGTGGCGAGTTCCGCGACTGTGCGCCCTGCCCAGTCCGCACCATGCGCGCCGCCGATCTCCAGGCGTTCGGACAACAGCCGCCCGCCCATCTCGAAATCTTCGTCCGCCAGGATCACGTCGGCCCCCGCGCGCCCCGCCGTCAGCGCCGCCATCAGACCCGCAGGTCCGGCCCCGATGACAAGCAGATCGCAGTGGCGGAAGCCCTTGTCATAGCTGTCCGGGTCCGGTTCCCCCGACAGCGCGCCGAGGCCGGCCGCACGGCGGATGATCGGTTCGTAGAGCTTCTCCCAGAAGGACGCGGGCCACATGAACGTCTTGTAGTAGAATCCGGCGGTCAGAAACGGCGACAGCCGGTCGTTCACCGCCAGCGCGTCGAAGCGCAGCGACGGCCAGGCGTTCTGTGAGCGCGCTTCCAGCCCGTCGTAAAGCTCCGCCGTCGT contains these protein-coding regions:
- a CDS encoding sarcosine oxidase subunit gamma yields the protein MRDLTPLCALGTTAPRIDTIRSLTLTERLDLALASVTARRGRVSDTRAAITALIETDAPAPGRIAGGPLRAIWTGPDQWLIEAPFATHENIEPILRVAVADAATIVEQTDAWVRFDLAGDDVVPVLERLSNLDHGRMTVGSATFTTIHHLRCLLLRDKGRVVLYGPRASAQSLHHAVLTAMGAV
- a CDS encoding sarcosine oxidase subunit alpha family protein, yielding MSGSNRLAGGRLDRARTLTFTFDGKTYTGHPGDTLASAILANGVRLMGRSFKYHRPRGPLTAGSEEPNALVTLGRGARAEPNTRATTAELYDGLEARSQNAWPSLRFDALAVNDRLSPFLTAGFYYKTFMWPASFWEKLYEPIIRRAAGLGALSGEPDPDSYDKGFRHCDLLVIGAGPAGLMAALTAGRAGADVILADEDFEMGGRLLSERLEIGGAHGADWAGRTVAELATLPNVRLMPRTTVIGALDHGVHGAIERVSDHLPAPLSGKPRQILWRITARRTILAAGATERPIAFADNDRPGVMMASALRSYANRFAATPARRVAIFTCTDDGHRTATDLHAKGIKIAAVIDIRNDAPTSQDYEVLCGAQVTGTRGRLGLTFVQVRLADGSNRMLEVGALGLAGGWNPNVHLTSHHRGRPAWNNNIAAFVPGPDLPAGMTVAGAANGALSTHGALSQGRAEAVAALSDLGLPPTATDLPETEDAPVMQTTFWHVQGVKRAWLDQQNDVTVKDVTLAHREGYAAVEHLKRYTTLGMATDQGKTSNIAGLAIMAELTGKTIAQTGTTMFRPPYTPVPIAAFAGRSTRAQFRPTRLTPSHQWADERGAVFTEVGDWMRAQYFPQAGETHWRQSVDREVTATRTGVGICDVTTLGKIDLQGADAATFLNRVYANGFAKLAVGRVRYGVMLREDGIVMDDGTAARLAEDHFIVTTTTANAASVYRHMEFVAQCLAPDLDVTLTPTTEAWAQFAVAGPKARDLLRRVVDDTTDLSNDAFPFMACAPVTVCGGLRARLFRISFSGELAYEIAVPARYGDALMRRLMEVGEDLGVTPYGTEALGVMRIEKGHAAGNELNGTTTAANLGLGRMVSDKKDSIGAVLSRRDGLNAPDDLRLVGLWPVDPTAKVTAGGHLMTTDGPVDAKHDQGYVTSACHSPTLGHMIGLGFLKRGADRMGERLRLVSPLTNLTVEVEVVSPHFIDPDGGRQRA